A part of Aspergillus flavus chromosome 1, complete sequence genomic DNA contains:
- a CDS encoding chondroitin AC/alginate lyase, protein MKTNSARGIHSAGMASISPQSVECSARLGIARLDNQPETRIGGRIPETLLTISNIASMISWRDLLFVTSIAAIVQLGVGETITTTTALAPSKWVHPGAMISQSQLDFVKSKVNNGEQPWADAYDALMEDESVSNPQAPSPHVIVECGPYSDPDIGCKAERDDSLAAYANALAWAINGTKAYAEQAIRIMDAYSSTIQGHNNSNAPLQSGWVGSVWARTGEIIRYTDAGWSDDGITQFEDMLRNVYMPLTVNGTTGTANWELVMTEAAIMMAVFLEDADSYNTAMDWHLKRVPATVYMTSDGEYPAAARGHSSDPDAIISWWFNQTTFQENGQSQETCRDLEHTGYSFASMAHVAETSRIQGTDLYKEDLGTRLRYALEFHSQFENGVAAPAWLCGGELKLALRAVTEVGFNALSFRMGIDMPQTENLTVKQRPAENNGLFVAYETLTHAQNNA, encoded by the exons ATGAAGACAAACTCCGCTCGGGGTATTCATTCCGCCGGTATGGCTTCGATTTCCCCACAATCGGTGGAATGCTCGGCGCGTCTCGGCATTGCACGCTTGGACAATCAACCCGAAACAAGGATCGGCGGTAGAAT CCCCGAGACATTGCTCACAATCAGTAACATCGCAAGCATGATATCTTGGAGAGATCTTCTATTCGTTACTAGTATCGCGGCTATAGTCCAGCTGGGAGTTGGAGAAACTATAACAACGACGACTGCCTTAGCGCCGTCAAAATGGGTCCATCCCGGAGCAATGATCAGCCAATCCCAATTGGACTTCGTCAAATCTAAAGTGAACAATGGCGAGCAACCCTGGGCGGATGCCTACGACGCACTTATGGAGGATGAATCTGTCAGCAATCCCCAGGCCCCATCGCCGCATGTCATCGTCGAGTGTGGTCCTTACTCGGACCCGGATATTGGTTGCAAAGCGGAACGCGATGATTCCCTAGCAGCGTATGCCAATGCTCTGGCGTGGGCGATAAATGGTACCAAGGCGTATGCTGAGCAGGCGATCCGGATTATGGACGCATATTCATCCACGATTCAAGGTCATAATAACTCCAATGCACCCTTACAATCAGGTTGGGTGGGCTCGGTGTGGGCACGAACGGGTGAGATCATTCGCTATACCGACGCCGGGTGGTCGGACGATGGTATCACCCAGTTCGAAGACATGCTACGTAATGTGTATATGCCTCTCACTGTTAATGGAACGACTGGGACTGCGAATTGGGAGCTTG TTATGACCGAAGCGGCTATTATGATGGCTGTATTCCTCGAGGATGCCGACTCCTATAACACCGCAATGGACTGGCACTTGAAACGAGTTCCTGCCACAGTATACATGACAAGTGATGGAGAGTACCCGGCCGCAGCTCGCGGACATAGTTCCGATCCGGACGCAATCATCTCTTGGTGGTTTAATCAAACCACATTCCAGGAAAACGGTCAATCACAAGAGACATGCCGAGATCTCGAGCACACTGGCTACTCTTTTGCGTCTATGGCTCATGTGGCAGAGACCAGTCGTATCCAAGGTACCGACCTCTACAAGGAGGACTTGGGAACTCGACTGCGCTATGCGTTAGAGTTTCATTCTCAGTTTGAAAATGGGGTAGCAGCCCCAGCCTGGCTTTGCGGTGGGGAGCTAAAGTTGGCGTTGCGTGCGGTCACAGAAGTTGGGTTCAACGCGCTGTCGTTCAGAATGGGAATCGATATGCCCCAGACGGAGAACCTCACCGTGAAACAGCGGCCGGCTGAGAACAATGGTCTTTTTGTGGCGTATGAGACATTGACGCATGCACAAAATAATGCTTGA
- a CDS encoding pectin lyase fold/virulence factor, with product MIASRALRHSSFIAFVACLLQLSSAKDLYLDCSSSSSNGDGSKSNPFSSIKQANAAVLSAGDTLSIKSDTTCSGTLSPQGSGTQEKPIILTSYSDGPLPIINGSGAAEAVSLTNQDYWEISNIAVINPAAKIAWRRGILATSSDGTVHRGLYIHDVTVYNVAGETNKATQSSAFIASGGILVNGTEHNSRYDDVQIFNNTVYDCGGGGIKVRVGQMDNRGEGVHVFSNNISYVGGDGIVVSYGVSPLIESNVCGFLGHGKYPWTGGNFAGIWVLGCRDAVMRFNAVHDSLMSEVDSEAFDCDWGNEGTCTVEYNYSHDNAGGIFLNCDGCGTPGGARQVVRYNIFQNDCRMYSNGDNVELDFYNNVVYCPDKKFEIAVPPKTNMSNNIWVGTQDSMLPTGDSIEWHGNLFQTVPQPGDTAGIYGDALFIDPGTGKDTIDSVDGYKLRSGSPALLKGVVVSDNGGRDFWNNKVSSEQRPNIGSYNGKGL from the coding sequence ATGATTGCTTCTCGAGCTCTGCGACACAGTAGCTTCATCGCGTTCGTCGCATGCCTCTTGCAACTCTCCTCTGCCAAGGACTTGTATCTCGATTGCAGCTCCTCTAGCAGCAACGGGGATGGCAGCAAATCAAACCCATTCAGCTCTATTAAACAGGCCAATGCAGCTGTTTTAAGCGCAGGAGACACCTTGAGCATCAAATCAGACACAACATGCTCGGGGACCCTTTCACCCCAGGGTAGCGGTACACAAGAAAAGCCGATCATCCTCACCAGCTACAGCGATGGGCCCTTGCCCATCATCAATGGGTCCGGAGCAGCAGAGGCAGTGAGCCTTACTAACCAAGACTATTGGGAGATCTCCAACATAGCGGTGATTAACCCAGCTGCCAAGATCGCCTGGCGCCGCGGCATTCTTGCAACCTCTTCCGACGGGACCGTGCACCGGGGTCTATACATTCATGACGTTACGGTTTACAATGTAGCCGGTGAGACCAACAAGGCCACGCAATCCAGTGCATTCATCGCCTCAGGCGGAATCCTGGTCAATGGCACCGAGCATAACAGCCGCTACGACGATGTCCAAATATTCAACAACACAGTTTATGACTGCGGTGGCGGCGGCATCAAAGTCCGCGTGGGCCAGATGGACAACCGCGGCGAAGGGGTCCACGTGTTCTCCAACAACATCTCCTACGTCGGCGGCGATGGAATCGTGGTATCGTACGGCGTCTCCCCCCTCATTGAAAGCAATGTCTGTGGATTCCTCGGACATGGAAAGTATCCCTGGACCGGGGGCAATTTCGCCGGAATCTGGGTGCTAGGCTGTCGCGATGCGGTCATGCGATTCAATGCTGTCCATGACTCGCTCATGTCGGAGGTAGACAGTGAGGCATTCGACTGTGATTGGGGTAATGAAGGGACATGTACTGTCGAGTATAACTACAGCCATGACAATGCGGGTGGTATATTCCTGAATTGTGATGGCTGTGGGACTCCTGGTGGAGCGAGGCAAGTTGTTCGCTACAATATCTTCCAAAATGATTGTCGTATGTATAGCAACGGAGATAATGTGGAGTTGGACTTTTACAATAATGTTGTCTATTGTCCGGATAAGAAGTTTGAGATTGCTGTCCCGCCGAAAACGAACATGTCCAACAATATCTGGGTTGGGACTCAGGATTCAATGTTACCGACTGGCGATTCAATTGAGTGGCACGGCAACCTTTTCCAGACTGTGCCACAGCCAGGTGATACAGCTGGCATTTATGGAGATGCGTTATTCATCGATCCGGGTACCGGCAAGGATACCATTGACTCTGTAGATGGGTATAAGCTGCGATCGGGGAGCCCTGCTTTGCTCAAAGGGGTTGTCGTGTCCGATAATGGAGGGAGAGACTTTTGGAATAACAAAGTGTCATCCGAGCAGCGACCCAATATTGGATCTTACAACGGCAAGGGTCTTTGA